A segment of the Candidatus Delongbacteria bacterium genome:
GCGGATCCGCCGCCCCGGGCGCGCCCGTCAGCCAGGAGCCGCCCTGCCAGCCGAAGGGCTGGCGCAGGCCCGACTCCAAGGCGCCGGGCGCCAGCAGCGCGAGCAGCAGGCGGCCGAGCAGGGCCGGATTGAGCGGATTGCGCCCCAGCCCGCCGAAGACCTGCTTGCCCAGCAGGATGGCCAGCACGCCGCCCAGGAAGGCCCACCCCGGCGCCAGGCCCGGCGGCAGGGTGAGGGCCAGCAGGAGGCCCGTCAGCACGGCGCTGCCGTCCTTCTGCGTGGAACGCCCGCGCAGCCCGCCGGCCAGCACCTCCATCAGCCAGGCGCCGCTCAGGCAAGCCCCCAGCATCCAGGCCGCCTCGGGCCCGTAGGCCGCGACGCCCAGCAGCGCCGCCGGCAGCAGGGCCAGCACCACGCGCCACATCAGGCTGCCCGTGCGCGCCGGACGGCGCAGGAGCGGAACAGGTCCCAGCAGGTGGATCTCAGCCGCCATGGCGGGCCTCCCGCAGACGCTGGCGCGCCCGGCGCAGCCCATCCTCCAGCTCCACGCGGCTGGGACAGATCCAGCTGCAGAGTCCGCAGTGCACGCAGTGCTCCAGGCCCAGTCCCCGAGCCTCCTCCAGCCGTTCCTCCCCCGCCAGGCGCACCAGGCGGATGGGCGCCAGCCGCATGGGGCAGATGTCCAGGCACTGGCCGCAGTGGATGCAGGCCTCCTCCGCCTCCGGGGACTTCAGGCGGGGCAGGCGGCTGAGCAGCGTGTGGCCGGGCAAGAGCGGCGTCCCGCCCTCCAGCAGGGGCGAGCCCTCCAGGGGCAGGCCCGCCACCAGCCACTCGCCGGGCTGGGGCAGCGCGGGATCCAGTTCCGACAGCGGCGTGCCCGGCCAGGCGCGCAGCACGCGACAGCTGCGCGGCTGGGGCAGGCCGTGGGGTTCCGGCAGATCGTCCAGTTGGCAGACCAGGGGCGGCAGAGGCAAGCCCGTGCTCAGGCGCAGCTCCAGCGCGGCCAGCTGGTCCAGGGTCAGGGCCAGCAGCCCCTGGGCCGCCAGGGGCCGGCGCGGGGAGGGCAGGGGCCGGCCCAGGGCCAGGGCCGCCAGCCGGGGCTGATCCCAGGGATGCCCCTGGCGCAGCACGACGCAGCGCGCGGGCAGGATGGGCTCCAGCAGAGCCAGCCAGCGCCGGCGGGCCTCCGAGTGTACCGGTGGGCAGGCCAGCAGCAGTTCCCGAAAGCCGTGCAGGCGGCAGAGCGCGGTCACCGCCCGGGCCAGGGCGGCCGGAACCTGCTCCAGCAGCGCGTCCTGCAGGGCCTGGGCCGGGGCCACGCCCAGCACCAGCAACCGGGCCTCCCCGGACAGCAGCTCCAGCTCCAGGTCCAGGGGCAGACCCTCGGCGCCTGTCAGGCCCCAGGGTCGCAGGCGCTCGAGCAGGGCGGGCCGCTCCAGCTGCTGCCAGTCCGTGCGCTCCTCCAGGGAGGGCGCGGACAGCTCGTCCAGCTCGACGCAGGGCACGGGCAGCGCGCCGCGCGGGCTGCCGTCGCGCAGCGGCGGATGGACCACGGAGAGCACGTCCACCCGGCGCACCCGGCCGGCCAACGGGCTGCAGACCACGCGGGCGGCCAGTCCCAGCGGTAAGGAGAGCGGCTCGCCGGCCGCCACGCGCTGGCCCGGACGCACCACGGGCTCCGACTGGTCCAGCCGGGAGTGCCGCAGGGGCAGCAGAAGCCGGGAGGGTGGGGCGGGAAGCGCCGGCCAGGCCTCGAGTTCTCGATGCGGCAGCGCAAGGCCCCGACGCGGGCGCAGGTTCAGCATGGTCTCAATCGAAGACTTTGAGTTCCTGGACGAATTCGCGCACGTCCTGGAAGCGGCGGTAGACGGAGGCGAAGCGGATGTAGCCCACTTCGTCGAAGGAGCGCAGCTCCTCGAGCACGATCTCCCCCAGTTCGCTGGAGCTGATCTCCCCGGTGGCCGCGCCGCTGGCCAGGATGGCGCGCTCGATCCGGGCCACCAGCTCGCGGATCTGCTCCTCGGTGTGGGGGCGCTTGATCAGGGCCCGCTCCAGCCCGCGGCCGAGCTTGGCCCGGGAGTAGACCTCGCGTCCGCCGTCGGTCTTCACCACCGTCAGCTGGGTGCCCTCGATGTACTCCCAGGTGGTGAAGCGCGTCTGGCACGAACTGCACTCCCGGCGGCGCCGGATGGCCGCGCCGTCGCGAGCGGGCCGGCTGTCCAGCACCCGGTCCTCGTCATGGCCGCACGCCGGGCACCTCATAGGCCGGGATAAAGGGGATGGGCGGCGGCCAGTTCGGCGGCTTCGGCGCGGATCCGGGCCAGCTCCTGGGGATCCTTGGCGGAGCGGATGCCGCGGTGGATCAACCCGGCGATGGTCCGCATGGCGTCTTCGTTCATCCCGCGGGAGGTCAGGGCCGGCGTGCCGATGCGGATGCCCGAGGTGATCAGCGGGCTGCGCTCGTCGAAGGGCACCATGTTCTTGTTCACCGTGATGCCGGCCTCCTCGAGGGCCTTCTCCGCGGCCTTGCCGCTGATCTCCTTGTCGGTGAGATCCACCAGCAGGAGGTGGTTGTCCGTGCCGCCGGAGACCAGTTGGTAGCCCTGCTCCACCAGGCCCTGGGCCAGCGCGCGGGCGTTGGCCTTCACCTGGCGGATGTAGCCGGCGAACTCGGGCTCCAGGCACTCGCCGAAGGCCACGGCCTTGGCGGCGATCACATGCATGAGCGGGCCGCCCTGCACGCCGGGCATCACGACGCTGTCCACGATTTCGCTCTGCTGTTTCATCCGTCCGCTCTTGGCGGCCACGTCGCCGTGGACGTTGTCGTAGTCCTTGCCCAGCAGGATCAGGCCGCCGCGCGGCCCGCGCAGGGTCTTGTGGGTGGTGGAGGCCACCACGTGGGCGTGGGGCAGCGGGCTGACGTGCTCGCCCACGGCCACCAGGCCGGCGATGTGCGCCATGTCCACAAAGAAGTAGGCGCCGACCTCGTCGGCCACCGCCCGGATGCGGGCGAAGTCGATCTCGCGCGGGTAGGCGCTGGCGCCGGCCACGATCAGCCGCGGCTTGTGCTCGCGGGCCCGCTGGGCCAGCTGGTCGTAGTCGATGCGCCCCGTCTCGCGCTGCACGCCGTAGGAGACGAAGCGGTAGAGCCGGCCGGAGAAGTTGACGGGCGAGCCGTGGGTCAGGTGGCCGCCGTGGGCCAGATCCATCCCCAGCACCGTGTCGCCGGGCTGGATGAAACTCATGTAGACGGCCATGTTGGCCTGGCTGCCCGAGTGGGGTTGGACGTTGGCGTACTCGCAGTCGAAGAGCCGGCGCGCGCGCTCCCGGGCCAGGTCCTCCACGCCGTCCACGCACTCGCAGCCGCCGTAGTAGCGCTTGCCCGGATAGCCCTCGGCGTATTTGTTGGTCATCACGCCGCCCTGGGCCTCCATCACCGCCCGGGAGGTGAAGTTCTCGCTGGCGATCATCTCCAGGGTGCCGCGCTGGCGGGCCAGTTCCGCCACTTGCAGGTTCCAGACCTCCGGGTCGCGTTGGCTCAGGATGGACATGGGACAACCTCTAGCATTGGGTCAGTTCGTGGAGGAGCCGGATGCGCCGCTCGTGGCGGCCGCCCTCGAAGTCCTCCGCCAGCCAGGCCTCCAGCAGCGCGAGGTTTTGCTCCTCGTCGCGCAGGCGGGCGGCCAGCACCAGACAGCGCGCGTCGTTGTGGCGCCGGGACAGGCGGGCCTGTTCCGGTTCCAGGCAGAGGGCCGCGCGCACGCCCTGCACCTTGTTGGCGCTGATCGAGGCGCCGATGCCCGAGCCGCAGGCCACCACGGCCAGGTCCAGCTCGCCGCGGGCCAGGGCTTGGGCGCAGGGCACCACCACGTCGGGATAGTCGCAGGCGGCGGGGCCGTGCGTGCCGAAGTCGCGCACCGTCCAGCCCAGGGCGTGCAGGCGGGCGGCCAGCGCGCGCTTGAGATCCCAGGCCGCGTGGTCGGCGGCCAGGCCGATTACTCCAGCAGCCACTTGTAGCAGTCCTTGCGCGGGCGGTCGTACTTGTTGAAGAAGCGGTCCTCGGCGGAGGGCAGCACCTCCTCCAGGGCCTGGCGGCGCTGGCGGGCCTGGCCCTTGGCGGCGGGATCGCTGATCGCGTCGTACTCCTTGGCGGCCAGCTCGTAGACCAGCTTGTCGTCGAAGGTCAGGTCCTTGCCCGCGCAGGCGTCCACGGCGGCTTCGCAGACCCGGCCCAGCAGCAGGCCGCCCTTGCCGTAGCCCGGGAAACTGGCCTTGCTCTTCAAGGCCCAGCGCCGGGCCTGGCGCAGGTTGTTCTGGCTCAAGAACAGCTCGCCGATCCGGGCCGGAATCTCGGTCTGGCCGGGCTTGAGCTCGAAGAGTTTGGCCAAGAGGCCGGCCGCCTCCTCGATCCGCCCCAGGCCCTCCAAGGCCGTGGCCTTCAGGTCCAGGAAACGGACCTGCTCGGGCTGGGCAGCGATCAGCCCATCCAGCAGGGGCAGGGCCTCGCGGTAGCTCTCGGGGGTGGCGAACTCCACCAGCGCCGTGGCCAGCTTCTGGGTGATCTTGGCGTCGTCCGGGAACTGCTGGTGGTTCTGACGCAGCGAGGCGATCAGCTCCTCGGGATCGTAGTGCGCGGAGAGGATCTCGTCCTTCAGCTTGCCCCACTCCTGGTCCTCGGGACGCAGGGCGATGAGCTGGTCCAGCTCGGCGATCACGGCGTCCCAGCCCGTGGTGCCCTCGGCCTCGGCGGCCTTGTCCTTAAGCATGCGCATCATGTCGCGGTGGGATTCCCAGTCGTCGGCCTTGAGGGCCGCGGCGGCCTGGAATTCGGCGAAGGCGCCCTCCTTGTCGCCGGAGGCCATCAAGAGCGAGCCCAGGGTGCGGTGCTCGTACCAGGAATCGGGCTGCAGCTCCACGGCCTGGCGCAGGATCACGCGGGCGGAGTCGGCGTCGCCCAGGCTGCTGTAGCAGGTGGCCAGGCGCTTGAGGTGCGGAGCCAGCGTCTTGGCGTCGTCCAGCGCGAAGGCCTTCAGGTAATAGGATTTGGCTTCCCCGTAGTTGCCCTGCTTGTAGTACTCGTGGGCGAAACTGAGCGCCTTTTTCATCTCCAGTTCGCGGGCCTTGAGTTGCTCTTCGCTGAGGGCCTCACTGGCCTGGGGCGCCGGCGCCTGGGTGGTCTGGTAGGCCTGGTTGCAGGCCGAACCCAACAGCAGGACAGCCACCAGCAGGGGCAGAAGGTGACGCATGACGGTACTCCTCCACAGTCAGTCGGTTCGTGATTCGGATCAATAGGTCGGGCGCAGGAACCAGAGATCGCGGGCGCTGAGGCCCAGCCGCAGCCGAACGAAATCCTCCTGCAGGGCGCCGGACTCCCCGCTGCCCGTGCGGCCGGCCTCCAGCGCCAGGTCCAGCCAGGTGCCGTGGGCCTTGAGGGGCACGCCCGCGCCCAGCGTGACCAGCAGCGTGCTCAGGTCCGCCCAGCGTCCCGCCGCCACTTCCTGCCGCGCGTACCACTCCTGGTGGCGCAGACCGGCGCGCCAGGTCACGCGCCGCGGCCAGGGGGCGTTGAAGTCGGGCAGCGCGGGCAGCTCCACGCCCAGGGCCAGGCCCAGCGGGCGGTCCACCCGGGCCTGGGCCGGCAGGTTCGTCAGACCGAGGGGCACGTCGCTCCAGTCCTGCAGGCGCAGGTCCAGCAACCAGTCCAGCCCGCCCCGGCGCCAGGCCAGCCCCAGGGCGGCTTCGCCCGGCAGGTCCACGCGCTGCGAGAGCACCTCGTCGTCCACGCCGTTGCCCGGGTTCTCCACGTCCACGGTCAGGTCGCCCTGGCTGGGCAGCGTGACCGTCAGGCCCAGGCCCAGTCCCAGCTCCGGCCGGGCCAGCCAGTGCAGGCCGAACTTGGGCTGGAAGCCCAAAAGCGAGCGGCGCTGTTCCACCCAGCTGTCGTAGGGCGGGGCCGTCTCGGGATAGAAGAGTTTCCACTCCTCCAGCACGCTGCCGAACACCACGCCCAGGTCCACGCCCGTGCGCAGCCGGCCGCCCCAGGCCCGGGAGAACACCAGGCCCGCCCGGCTGAGGCCGCCGCCGCCCTTGAGCGAGCTGACGTATTCCCGGCCCGCGCCGTCCAGCAGGCGCTCGGCCTGGAGGTAATCCATGCTCGTCAGCGGATTGAGGATGAAGCCCGCGTGCAGGTCCTGCCAGAGCAACGGGACGCCCAGGGCCTGGGAGTCGAAATGCCCCGCGCTCATCAGCTCGGACTGCCCGCCCGCCTCGACCTTCGAACGCGTCAGCCCGAAGCCCGTCGTGAAGCGGGTCAGGCGGCCGGAGTGGAACAAGGCCGGGTTGCTGAGCGAGAGGCGGGTGGAATCCAGCAGGGCCAGGCCGGCGCCGCCGCGGCCCAGCTCCGCCGCGGAGCCCGCCCAGAGCGGTTCGCCCCACGGGGCCTGGGTGAGCGGCCCCACGGCCTGGGCCGGCGGCAGCAGCAGCAGGCCCAGTCCCAGCCAGAGGGAGAGTCGGAGCGCGCTCATGGCCGCACCCAGCCTTCCGGCGCCTGGGAGAGCGAGTAGACCAGCCGCGGCCGCTCCAGGGCGGGGTCGGCCAGCCGCAGCTGGCGCAGCTGCAGCAGGTTGTAGTCGTCGATTTTCAGCACCAGCGGAATGGGATCCGTGTTGTGCAGCGTGTCGTCCTCCACCCAGACCCGGCGCAGGTGCGAAGTCAGGTTGAAGGTCAGCACCTGGGTGGAATCGTCGGCAAAGTCCGAGGCGATCAACTGGTCGGACTCCACGTCCACGCCGGCGGAATCCCCCAGCCCGACGGCGTAGAGGTTGACCTTGGTCCCCGCCAGGTTGAAGCCCGGCAAACCCAGCGGCACCTTCAGCCAGGCTTCCACCAAGCTTGAGGTGAGCGGATCGTAGAGGCTGCTGTCGGGGTTGGGCGGAAAGGCCGGCAGGACCGTGAAGACCTGGCCCGCCCAGCCCGTGGAAAGCGAGGGCCGCGGCGGATGGGCCGTGTCCCGCACCAGGCTGGTCTGCCAGGTGGCCGCCACGAAGGTGGTGTCGAAACTGGTGTCCGCCACGGCCACGTTGTCCACGTAGACCGAGTCGATCTGCTGGCTGGCGATGCGCAGCCCGGGCCGCAGCAGGCTGGTGTAGCCCGCGCCCAGCAGAGGCATGAAGCCCTGCTGCCCGGCGGCCGCGCGCACCATCAGCCAGCGGGCCGTGGTGTCCGCGTGCTGGAACCACCAGGTGGGCAGGCCGCGGTAGGTGCGCCGCCCGCTGAGCGGGTCCGAATCCTCCCCGAAGGCCGTGTCGGCGTCGCTGATGCGGAAGCTGATCCGGTCCAGCACCGACTGGGTGAGCAGCGTGTCGCTGAAAAAGTCCTCCCAGCCCACGTCCTCGTAGCCCACGCTGTCGCGCAGCAGCAGGACATCCAGATCAATGTAATTGGCCGACTCGCCGGGCTCCGGCGCCGTCGTGCTGCGCTGGGGGAACCAGGCCAGGGCCGCGCTGTGGTCCATCTTGAAGGACAGCTGGATCGCGGGCGCGCCCTCCGGCGGATCGGTCCAGTCCTCATAGGGCGTGTAGTCCAGCCGCAGCAGCAGCACGGACTCCAACCCCAGGCTGTCGCTGCGCCCCACCACGTGGCGGGCCGCGGCCACCAGACTCTGGGGCAGGTGGAAGGCGCTCAGCACGCCCACCTCGACGGAATCGGTCAAGGAAATGGCCTGACCGCCGGGCCGACCGCCCAGGGTGCTCTCCGACTCGTCGCAGGACGTGAGCAGCACGGCCGGAAGCAGGCAGGCGACCAGGGTGCTGAAGAGGGGCAAGCGTTGCACAGGCGGTGTCCGATCCTGGAATACGTGGCGCGCAATATAGCCACGGCCCGAGGGGGATCCAAGCTTGGGCCAGGGCGCGCGGGGCGCCCGTCCGGAGTCGGCGGCCGGCGGCGAGGGGCGCGGAGCGGGCCCGGGCTCCGAAGCGATCCTGAATGGAGCGCGGGACCAGAAAGGGGCCGCGCAAGCTGAGTCAAAGCTACGAGGCGGTGGACAGCTTGTTCAAAATGCGGCGGGCTCTGACCAGAATCGGGCCTGTTCCGTTGAATGTTAGCTTTGCGATAAGTCGAAGTCTTTGACTGTCATCATTTGCGGAAATGGCACAAGTCTTGCTTCAAACGGGCTTGTGCCGGCGGATCCACTGTTGGGGAGGGTCCGCCAACCAGGAAAAGAACAGCTCTGGAACATTCGCAATTTGAGATGGGGGAACGATCGATGAGGAAGCTTCTTTCTTGCGCCTTCAGCGTCCTTGT
Coding sequences within it:
- a CDS encoding RpiB/LacA/LacB family sugar-phosphate isomerase, which translates into the protein MAAGVIGLAADHAAWDLKRALAARLHALGWTVRDFGTHGPAACDYPDVVVPCAQALARGELDLAVVACGSGIGASISANKVQGVRAALCLEPEQARLSRRHNDARCLVLAARLRDEEQNLALLEAWLAEDFEGGRHERRIRLLHELTQC
- a CDS encoding tetratricopeptide repeat protein: MRHLLPLLVAVLLLGSACNQAYQTTQAPAPQASEALSEEQLKARELEMKKALSFAHEYYKQGNYGEAKSYYLKAFALDDAKTLAPHLKRLATCYSSLGDADSARVILRQAVELQPDSWYEHRTLGSLLMASGDKEGAFAEFQAAAALKADDWESHRDMMRMLKDKAAEAEGTTGWDAVIAELDQLIALRPEDQEWGKLKDEILSAHYDPEELIASLRQNHQQFPDDAKITQKLATALVEFATPESYREALPLLDGLIAAQPEQVRFLDLKATALEGLGRIEEAAGLLAKLFELKPGQTEIPARIGELFLSQNNLRQARRWALKSKASFPGYGKGGLLLGRVCEAAVDACAGKDLTFDDKLVYELAAKEYDAISDPAAKGQARQRRQALEEVLPSAEDRFFNKYDRPRKDCYKWLLE
- the glyA gene encoding serine hydroxymethyltransferase; protein product: MSILSQRDPEVWNLQVAELARQRGTLEMIASENFTSRAVMEAQGGVMTNKYAEGYPGKRYYGGCECVDGVEDLARERARRLFDCEYANVQPHSGSQANMAVYMSFIQPGDTVLGMDLAHGGHLTHGSPVNFSGRLYRFVSYGVQRETGRIDYDQLAQRAREHKPRLIVAGASAYPREIDFARIRAVADEVGAYFFVDMAHIAGLVAVGEHVSPLPHAHVVASTTHKTLRGPRGGLILLGKDYDNVHGDVAAKSGRMKQQSEIVDSVVMPGVQGGPLMHVIAAKAVAFGECLEPEFAGYIRQVKANARALAQGLVEQGYQLVSGGTDNHLLLVDLTDKEISGKAAEKALEEAGITVNKNMVPFDERSPLITSGIRIGTPALTSRGMNEDAMRTIAGLIHRGIRSAKDPQELARIRAEAAELAAAHPLYPGL
- the nrdR gene encoding transcriptional regulator NrdR; protein product: MRCPACGHDEDRVLDSRPARDGAAIRRRRECSSCQTRFTTWEYIEGTQLTVVKTDGGREVYSRAKLGRGLERALIKRPHTEEQIRELVARIERAILASGAATGEISSSELGEIVLEELRSFDEVGYIRFASVYRRFQDVREFVQELKVFD
- a CDS encoding 4Fe-4S dicluster domain-containing protein, with the protein product MLNLRPRRGLALPHRELEAWPALPAPPSRLLLPLRHSRLDQSEPVVRPGQRVAAGEPLSLPLGLAARVVCSPLAGRVRRVDVLSVVHPPLRDGSPRGALPVPCVELDELSAPSLEERTDWQQLERPALLERLRPWGLTGAEGLPLDLELELLSGEARLLVLGVAPAQALQDALLEQVPAALARAVTALCRLHGFRELLLACPPVHSEARRRWLALLEPILPARCVVLRQGHPWDQPRLAALALGRPLPSPRRPLAAQGLLALTLDQLAALELRLSTGLPLPPLVCQLDDLPEPHGLPQPRSCRVLRAWPGTPLSELDPALPQPGEWLVAGLPLEGSPLLEGGTPLLPGHTLLSRLPRLKSPEAEEACIHCGQCLDICPMRLAPIRLVRLAGEERLEEARGLGLEHCVHCGLCSWICPSRVELEDGLRRARQRLREARHGG